One segment of Cutaneotrichosporon cavernicola HIS019 DNA, chromosome: 4 DNA contains the following:
- the VPS70 gene encoding uncharacterized protein (Transferrin receptor-like dimerisation domain) codes for MKEHDYYPVDTKGPDLPAPSTQRARRRAPLGVRLAVLAALGCAAYVAFPRQVAHLTPEEQRLQAYIDGVAIKGFNLATCKGHHRHRIPPHKAEEIYLAVPSNDSCAAASQRYTANAHPGGSGWDMVTAQMVKGDWERELGLKPSWYDQHIFEAGSAASQARVRDSHKAKDPYVWIDTYYPVMNTPVYAGVTLLSDPPVRAKLREAHLEGDPGSELADEVRVFHGLSVSGDVTAQYIYAGYGRKDDFDLLQSKGVDFTGKIALVKYGGNFRGLKVKAAQEAGAVGCIIFTDPGDDGEMTEWNGHKQYPDGPARVQSSVQRGSVQFLSKYPGDPTTPGKPAYKNATRDEGGNFPSIPSVPMSYEDVIPILNALKGRGIPAADLGDAFSGGLTHWGVEYWTGPSDTEIHLVNEVNRRVMPIWNTMAYIPGHIKDEVVIMGNHRDAWVLGGADPNSGTASQYDMVRGLGTLLRKGWRPMRSIILASWDAEEYGLIGSTEWAEDFGDWLQANAVAYLNFDSSASGSNFGGAASPSLALLLRGAAEQITKPDGRSVWDARVDGGAWGAASVHADAFDFDERKGSGIRPLGSGSDYTAFLQRYGVAATDFSFKGGPRDPVYHYHSVYDSHTWMRKYGDTTFTRHAEGSRIIGLVLLRLADALILPLNTTQYARDLVYYRERVVALGSGVDLEPLGEAIGHLQRASAKLDLEREELLKRLRKALSKWCWGRRTEIRKILKQIRNVNVKLRDFEKGFISTEGITDREWYKHKGTAPGKWLGYGATTFPALTEAITIENDEELARKEAQELTDMISAMAERLMK; via the exons ATGAAAGAACACGACTATTACCCCGTAGACACCAAGGGCCCTGACTTGCCTGCGCCATCCACCCAGcgtgctcgccgtcgcgcgccgctAGGCGTGCGGCTCGCAGTTCTGGCCGCTCTGGGTTGCGCAGCGTACGTGGCTTTCCCGCGTCAAGTCGCGCACCTCACACCGGAGGAACAACGTCTCCAGGCATACATTGACGGTGTGGCCATCAAGGGCTTCAACCTCGCGACATGCAAGGGCCACCATCGCCACAGGATCCCACCGCACAAAGCGGAGGAGATCTACCTCGCAGTGCCGAGCAACGACTCGTGTGCAGCCGCGTCGCAGCGCTACACGGCGAACGCGCATCCTGGCGGGAGCGGATGGGACATGGTCACGGCCCAGATGGTCAAGGGTGACTGGGAGCGGGAGCTGGGCCTCAAGCCGAGCTGGTACGACCAGCACATCTTCGAGGCCGGTAGCGCCGCGTCGCAGGCTCGCGTGCGCGACTCGCATAAAGCCAAGGATCCGTATGTGTGGATCGACACATATTACCCCGTCATGAACACTCCCGTGTACGCCGGCGTGACTCTCCTCTCTGACCCGCCTGTGCGTGCCAAATTGCGGGAGGCGCACCTTGAGGGTGATCCGGGGTCGGAgctggccgacgaggtccGCGTCTTCCACGGACTGAGTGTGAGCGGCGACGTGACTGCCCAGTACATCTATGCCGGGTATGGGCGGAAGGACGACTTTGACCTCCTCCAGTCCAAGGGCGTGGACTTTACTGGTAAGATCGCGCTGGTCAAATACGGCGGCAACTTCCGCGGTCTCAAAGTCAAGGCCGCGCAAGAGGCTGGCGCTGTCGGCTGCATCATCTTCACGGATCCTggagacgacggcgagatgACTGAGTGGAACGGCCACAAGCAGTATCCTGATGGCCCCGCGCGTGTC caatCGAGTGTGCAGCGCGGCTCGGTTCAGTTCCTCTCCAAGTATCCCGGCGACCCGACGACGCCCGGCAAGCCAGCTTACAAGAACGCAacgcgcgacgagggcggaAACttcccctccatcccttCCGTCCCAATGTCGTACGAGGACGTGATCCCCATCCTCAACGCTCTTAAGGGCCGTGGCATTCCTGCTGCCGACCTAGGCGACGCCTTCAGCGGTGGCCTGACCCACTGGGGAGTGGAGTATTGGACTGGGCCGAGCGACACCGAAatccacctcgtcaacgaggTCAACCGTCGCGTCATGCCGATCTGGAACACGATGGCCTACATCCCCGGGCacatcaaggacgaggtggtgATCATGGGCAACCACCGCGACGCGTGGGTgcttggcggcgcggaccCCAACTCGGGTACCGCGAGCCAGTACGACATGGTGCGCGGGCTCGGCACACTCCTGCGCAAAGGCTGGCGGCCGATGCGGAGTATCATCCTCGCATCGtgggacgccgaggagtATGGGCTCATCGGAAGTACCGAATGGGCAGAGGATTTTGGCGACTGGCTGCAGGCCAACGCGGTCGCGTACCTAAACTTTGACAGTTCAGCATCGGGGAGTAACTTTGGCGGTGCCGCGAGCCCGagtctcgccctcctgcTTCGCGGTGCAGCGGAGCAGATCACCAAGCCCGACGGACGGAGCGTGTGGGATGCCAGGGTGGACGGGGGCGCCTGGGGCGCGGCCTCGGTCCACGCAGACGCTTTCGACTTTGACGAACGCAAGGGGAGCGGGATTCGACCCCTGGGCTCGGGGTCGGACTACACCGCCTTCCTGCAGCGGTACGGTGTCGCAGCGACGGACTTTAGCTTCAAGGGCGGGCCCAGGGACCCCGTCTACCACTACCACAGCGTGTACGACTCGCACACCTGGATGAGGAAGTACGGCGACACGACGTTTACTCGGCACGCCGAGGGGTCGCGAATCATCGGGCTGGTTCTGCTGCGTCTGGCGGACGCGCTAATTCTACCCCTGAATACGACGCAATACGCCCGTGACCTGGTATACTATCGGGAGCGGGTGGTGGCCTTGGGTTCTGGAGTTGACTTGGAGCCGCTAGGCGAGGCTATTGGACATCTCCAAAGAGCGAGCGCCAAATTAGATTTGGAGCGTGAAGAATTGCTCAAACGTCTCCGTAAAGCACTGTCCAAATGGTGCTGGGGCCGCAGAACCGAGATTCGTAAGATTCTCAAACAAATCCGCAACGTCAATGTCAAGTTGCGCGACTTTGAGAAGGGCTTCATCTCTACCGAGGGGATTACGGATCGCGAGTGGTATAAACACAAGGGGACTGCGCCGGGCAAGTGGCTCGGATATGGGGCCACAACT TTCCCGGCTCTTACTGAGGCTATTACTATCGAGAacgatgaggagctcgcgcgcaaggaggcgcAAGAGCTCACGGATATGATCTCGGCCATGGCTGAGCGGCTCATGAAGTAG
- a CDS encoding uncharacterized protein (NAD binding domain of 6-phosphogluconate dehydrogenase), with product MHIAYLGLGNMGTEISSRLATFSKANNHMLTVWNRSQDKYGYLRAKIDATFAKDLEEIKGADVVFLMVLNDKASADVLGRVLEVCPTAIVVDQSSVNPKTSIANEKAAAATGARYLAAPVFGRPDAAAAGKLIQVVSGDKEAQETVRPLFDVSARAVVNTGEEVYKATTVKLMGNAMILGMMEMLAEVYALGDATGIEPDVFQQFVEMFFPTPSYQVYGRKIGQGSFSAAGGFRLEGGLKDANNILSVGADLGHPVPLPTIELAKKHMLRAVEMGGQDQDWSSLSAAVREEANLEPYLKKEEK from the exons ATGCACATCGCCTACCTTGGACTGGGCAACATGGGCACCGAGATCTCCTCGCGCCTGGCAACCTTCTCAAAGGCCAACAACCACATGCTGACAGTCTGGAACCGCAGCCAGGACAAGTATGGTTATCTTCGCGCCAAGATTGATGCCACTTTCGCCAAAGACCtggaggagatcaaggGCGCCGATGTCGTCTTCTTGATGGTGTTGAACGACAAGGCGAGCGCGGATGTGCTGGGCCGGGTTCTGGAGGTGTGTCCGACTGCGATTGTGGTCGACCAGAGTAGTGTGAATCCCAAGACGAGCA TCGCGAATGAGaaggccgccgctgccacGGGGGCGCGATACCTCGCCGCACCTGTTTTCGGGCGTCCCGACGCAGCCGCGGCGGGCAAACTCATCCAAGTCGTGAGCGGGGACAAGGAGGCGCAGGAGACTGTTCGGCCACTGTTTGACGTGTCGGCGCGTGCAGTCGTTAACACCGGAGAAGAGGTGTACAAGG ctaCCACCGTCAAGCTCATGGGCAACGCCATGATCCTCGGCATGATGGAGATGCTTGCAGAGGTGTATGCGCTCGGTGACGCAACTGGCATCGAACCGGACGTGTTTCAGCAGTTTGTGGAGATGTTCTTCCCAACCCCCAGTTACCAGGTGTACGGGCGCAAGATTGGGCAGGGGAGCTTTAGTGCGGCCGGCGGGTTCCggctcgagggcggcctGAAGG acgcAAACAACATCCTCTCTGTCGGCGCAGATCTCGGCCACCCCGTCCCTCTACCCACCATTGAGCTCGCAAAGAAGCATATGCTCCGTGCGGTCGAGATGGGCGGGCAGGACCAGGATTGGAGCTCGCTCAGCGCGGCTGTgcgggaggaggccaacctcgagcCGTACTTGA agaaggaggagaagtAG
- a CDS encoding uncharacterized protein (Alkylmercury lyase) — MPSADDIETVRVAIYHGFVTTGCAPTIVEVAASTGLGASTVRGAFAALHASRDIVLSPSSLEAYTSDSAVADTGPGAVVMAHPFASVPLGFSVMGRSVLWWGGCCWDSFALPHLLPEQAPVLVATRCPGCLRPIAMDVDDKKPPSPGDAAIAHFLVPMAHAWDDVVHTCGHQNLFCSEVCLDGWLEREGKSKGYVMSTDTLWHFAKDWYKGRLERGYKRREPAQAKSYFRSVGLRGSFWGLEDE; from the coding sequence ATGCCCTCAGCCGACGACATCGAGACCGTCCGCGTCGCCATCTACCATGGCTTCGTAACGACAGGCTGCGCGCCTACTATCGTCGAAGTCGCAGCCTCGACCGGCCTTGGAGCCTCGACTGTCCGTGGCGCGTTCGCAGCCCTGCacgcgtcgcgcgacaTTGTTCTCTCCCCTTCATCTCTCGAAGCATACACCTCCGACTCGGCAGTCGCCGACACAGGTCCCGGAGCGGTAGTCATGGCGCACCCCTTCGCCTCTGTCCCCCTCGGCTTCAGCGTGATGGGCCGCTCCGTCCTCTGGTGGGGCGGATGCTGCTGGGACTCATTCGcccttccccacctcctGCCCGAACAGGCGCCTGTACTcgtcgcgacgcgctgTCCTGGCTGCTTGCGCCCGATAGCGATGGATGTCGACGACAAAAAACCGCCATCGCCCGGAGATGCAGCCATCGCACACTTCCTCGTGCCGATGGCGCATGCATGGGACGACGTGGTGCATACATGCGGGCACCAGAACCTGTTCTGTTCAGAGGTCTGTCTCGATGGCTGGCttgagagggagggaaagAGCAAGGGGTACGTAATGAGCACCGATACGCTGTGGCACTTCGCAAAGGACTGGTACAAGGGTCGTCTGGAACGGGGATacaagcgccgcgagccCGCGCAGGCCAAGTCGTACTTCCGGAGCGTGGGGTTGAGGGGCTCATTCTggggcctcgaggacgagtag